In Agrobacterium vitis, the genomic stretch TCGCGGCCGGGTTGGAGATCTCAGTCGGCGCGTTGCTGGAGGTCAATGCATCCGTTCCGAGCGACTGGCATCCGGAAAGGAGGAGGGCTAGGGCGCAGGTTGCCGCTAGGCTGCGGAGGGGGCGCAAAGGGCGTGGGCGGGAGGGCAAGCTTCGCATCACCGCCCTCCCCGCCGGATCGTCACCTTTTCCTGTTTCCAGCCGACGCCGGAAACAAGAACCGCGCGATCGACGTGATAGTCGACCACCATCATGTCGCCCTTCATCCGGTAGTTGACGATGCGGTTCTGCCCACCGGAGACGACAAACAGCACCGGCGCATCCCGGCCGGAGATCGAGCGCGGGAACTGGACGTAAGTCTTTTCCCCATCGCTATAGACGCGCGTCGGTCGCCAGCCGGCATTGCCGGAGACGGAATAGGAGAAATTCAACTGCTCGGCCGGAACGCCGGCGCCCGGAATGGTGCTCGCCTCCATTCGCGCGTTGATGTCGGCGAGCTTGGTGGAAACGTCTTCCGGATATTCGAAGCCGACGCGGGCCATGTATTGGTTTGCATGCGACTTGAGCTGGATATGATAGGTGCGGCGCGAGGTCGTCACGACCATCGAGGTGACGAGGTTCGACTCCGATGGCTTGACGATCAGGTGGATCGCCTGCCCGCCCGCAGCACCTGACGTCGCCGGCTCCACTTTCCATCTCACGGTGTCTCCGACCAGCACGTCGCGAACCACCTCGCCGCCCTGGAGCTCGATATCGCAGACCTGCAAGGGCGAGCAAACC encodes the following:
- the trbG gene encoding P-type conjugative transfer protein TrbG; its protein translation is MNIRLRRFSARLTAAAIVAAIVPFSASVSSRALAADGVTANEAKGMGISTQWRGSRGLVTKGPDGKVIFLYGEVQPSVVCSPLQVCDIELQGGEVVRDVLVGDTVRWKVEPATSGAAGGQAIHLIVKPSESNLVTSMVVTTSRRTYHIQLKSHANQYMARVGFEYPEDVSTKLADINARMEASTIPGAGVPAEQLNFSYSVSGNAGWRPTRVYSDGEKTYVQFPRSISGRDAPVLFVVSGGQNRIVNYRMKGDMMVVDYHVDRAVLVSGVGWKQEKVTIRRGGR